The following proteins are encoded in a genomic region of Gossypium hirsutum isolate 1008001.06 chromosome D05, Gossypium_hirsutum_v2.1, whole genome shotgun sequence:
- the LOC107902367 gene encoding uncharacterized protein, whose product MDPVLERSKSSKQSKLSLSFLESAKAKLGKAMSKLILHEALPVRITESPFLQHVLQVTAEVENLVRGPSAYEVTGVYLEDEYKEIQEWVNSFKPLWEERGVTIIVTSRTTEYYFGLMDKRVDKIGEEFLVQVVTDNEAAIKADGHMLMQKRRHLYWSACSTHYLDLILEEISNRKSVKKVLDEAKKITSFIYNHTWTIDYMKKYTRGADFLRPRITRFATNFIALERIVRSKQALKEMVTSSAWKRSTYARKPTGLEMTEVIN is encoded by the exons ATGGATCCTGTTCTTGAAAGATCAAAAAGTTCGAAGCAATCAAAACTTAGTTTGAGCTTTCTTGAAAGTGCAAAAGCTAAGCTAGGGAAAGCAATGTCCAAGTTGATATTGCATGAAGCTTTACCTGTAAGAATCACAGAGTCACCATTTCTCCAACATGTACTTCAAGTTACAGCAGAAGTTGAAAATTTGGTCAGGGGTCCTTCAGCTTATGAGGTGACAGGAGTGTATTTGGAAGATGAGTATAAAGAGATACAAGAATGGGTAAATAGCTTTAAGCCTTTATGGGAAGAAAGAGGGGTGACCATTAT TGTTACCTCCCGTACTACTGAGTATTATTTTGGTTTAATGGACAAAAGAGTCGATAAAATCGGTGAAGAATTTCTTGTTCAGGTTGTTACAGACAATGAAGCAGCTATCAAAGCCGACGGTCATATGTTGATGCAAAAGAGAAGGCACTTGTATTGGTCTGCATGTTCTACTCATTACTTGGATcttattttggaagaaattagtAATAGGAAAAGTGTGAAAAAGGTCTTAGATGAGGCAAAAAAGATAACTTCTTTCATATACAATCATACTTGGACAATTGATTATATGAAAAAATATACCAGGGGTGCAGATTTCTTACGACCTAGGATCACTAGATTTGCTACCAATTTTATTGCTTTAGAGAGAATTGTTAGAAGCAAACAAGCACTAAAGGAAATGGTGACTTCTTCAGCATGGAAAAGGTCCACATATGCAAGAAAACCAACTGGACTAGAAATGACGGAAGTCATTAACTAA